In the Oncorhynchus nerka isolate Pitt River linkage group LG2, Oner_Uvic_2.0, whole genome shotgun sequence genome, one interval contains:
- the LOC115141556 gene encoding TBC1 domain family member 20 isoform X1, with product MKRSRSASSPLNGIGKQDGDSRRKRKVAEISQALNVTPVDVAALRRMAISEGGLLTDEIRCKVWPRLLNVPTDTLPEKPEEIERENNKDYNQVLLDVQRSLKRFPPGMPDKQREGLQEELIDIILRVLGRNTQLHYYQGYHDIVVTFLLVLDERLATALVEKLSTHHLRDFMDPTMDNTKHILNYLMPIIERINPEVHDFMQQAEVGTIFALSWLITWFGHVLSDFRHVVRLYDFFLACHPLMPIYFAAVIVLYREDEVLDCECDMASVHHLLSQIPQDLPYETLISRAGDLFVQFPPSELAREAAQQYSQQTAASTFKDFDLVSEQQRPDSVLRRRLREKQALEGAAAGAMVTMAQPTVARRFVRLAVMGLTVALGAAALTLVNTALEWVPKLDLHLFP from the exons ATGAAAAGATCTAGAAGTGCGTCTTCACCTTTGAATGGGATAGGAAAACAAG ATGGCGACTCCCGGAGGAAGAGGAAGGTGGCAGAGATCTCTCAGGCCCTGAATGTGACGCCGGTGGATGTGGCGGCACTAAGGAGGATGGCCATCAGTGAGGGGGGGCTGCTCACAGACGAGATCCGCTGTAAAGTGTGGCCCCGGCTGCTGAATGTGCCTACCGACACCCTGCCTGAGAAACCAG aggaaatagagagggagaataATAAGGACTATAACCAGGTGCTGTTGGATGTCCAGCGTTCCCTTAAAAGGTTCCCTCCTG GCATGCCAGACAAGCAGCGTGAGGGCCTCCAGGAGGAGCTGATTGACATCATCCTGCGGGTGCTGGGAAGGAACACCCAGCTGCACTACTACCAGGGATACCACGACATCGTGGTCACCTTCCTACTTGTGCTGGACGAACGTCTGGCCACTGCTCTGGTAGAGAAACTCTCTACCCACCACCTCAG GGACTTTATGGACCCAACCATGGACAACACTAAACACATCCTTAACTATCTGATGCCAATCATCGAGAGGATCAACCCAGAGGTGCATGACTTCATGCAGCA GGCAGAGGTGGGCACCATCTTTGCCCTTAGCTGGCTCATCACCTGGTTTGGCCACGTCCTATCAGATTTCCGCCACGTTGTGCGGTTGTATGACTTCTTCCTGGCGTGCCATCCTCTGAtgccaatctactttgctgctgtG ATTGTGCTGTACCGAGAGGACGAGGTGTTGGACTGTGAGTGTGACATGGCGTCGGTGCACCACCTCCTGTCCCAGATCCCCCAGGACCTGCCATACGAGACACTCATCAGCCGTGCAGGAGACCTCTTTGTCCAGTTCCCCCCCTCCGAGCTGGCCAGGGAGGCTGCCCAacagtacagtcaaca GACAGCAGCTTCCACCTTTAAAGACTTtgacctggtctcagagcagcaGCGGCCTGACTCAGTCCTGCGAAGGCGGCTGAGGGAGAAGCAGGCGCTGGAAGGAGCAGCTGCAGGGGCCATGGTGACGATGGCACAACCCACTGTGGCCCGACGCTTCGTACGACTGGCCGTCATGGGGCTCACTGTGGCCCTGGGGGCAGCTGCCCTCACCTTGGTCAACACAGCCCTGGAGTGGGTGCCCAAACTGGACTTGCATCTCTTCCCCTGA
- the LOC115141556 gene encoding TBC1 domain family member 20 isoform X2: MWTDGDSRRKRKVAEISQALNVTPVDVAALRRMAISEGGLLTDEIRCKVWPRLLNVPTDTLPEKPEEIERENNKDYNQVLLDVQRSLKRFPPGMPDKQREGLQEELIDIILRVLGRNTQLHYYQGYHDIVVTFLLVLDERLATALVEKLSTHHLRDFMDPTMDNTKHILNYLMPIIERINPEVHDFMQQAEVGTIFALSWLITWFGHVLSDFRHVVRLYDFFLACHPLMPIYFAAVIVLYREDEVLDCECDMASVHHLLSQIPQDLPYETLISRAGDLFVQFPPSELAREAAQQYSQQTAASTFKDFDLVSEQQRPDSVLRRRLREKQALEGAAAGAMVTMAQPTVARRFVRLAVMGLTVALGAAALTLVNTALEWVPKLDLHLFP; encoded by the exons ATGTGGACAGATGGCGACTCCCGGAGGAAGAGGAAGGTGGCAGAGATCTCTCAGGCCCTGAATGTGACGCCGGTGGATGTGGCGGCACTAAGGAGGATGGCCATCAGTGAGGGGGGGCTGCTCACAGACGAGATCCGCTGTAAAGTGTGGCCCCGGCTGCTGAATGTGCCTACCGACACCCTGCCTGAGAAACCAG aggaaatagagagggagaataATAAGGACTATAACCAGGTGCTGTTGGATGTCCAGCGTTCCCTTAAAAGGTTCCCTCCTG GCATGCCAGACAAGCAGCGTGAGGGCCTCCAGGAGGAGCTGATTGACATCATCCTGCGGGTGCTGGGAAGGAACACCCAGCTGCACTACTACCAGGGATACCACGACATCGTGGTCACCTTCCTACTTGTGCTGGACGAACGTCTGGCCACTGCTCTGGTAGAGAAACTCTCTACCCACCACCTCAG GGACTTTATGGACCCAACCATGGACAACACTAAACACATCCTTAACTATCTGATGCCAATCATCGAGAGGATCAACCCAGAGGTGCATGACTTCATGCAGCA GGCAGAGGTGGGCACCATCTTTGCCCTTAGCTGGCTCATCACCTGGTTTGGCCACGTCCTATCAGATTTCCGCCACGTTGTGCGGTTGTATGACTTCTTCCTGGCGTGCCATCCTCTGAtgccaatctactttgctgctgtG ATTGTGCTGTACCGAGAGGACGAGGTGTTGGACTGTGAGTGTGACATGGCGTCGGTGCACCACCTCCTGTCCCAGATCCCCCAGGACCTGCCATACGAGACACTCATCAGCCGTGCAGGAGACCTCTTTGTCCAGTTCCCCCCCTCCGAGCTGGCCAGGGAGGCTGCCCAacagtacagtcaaca GACAGCAGCTTCCACCTTTAAAGACTTtgacctggtctcagagcagcaGCGGCCTGACTCAGTCCTGCGAAGGCGGCTGAGGGAGAAGCAGGCGCTGGAAGGAGCAGCTGCAGGGGCCATGGTGACGATGGCACAACCCACTGTGGCCCGACGCTTCGTACGACTGGCCGTCATGGGGCTCACTGTGGCCCTGGGGGCAGCTGCCCTCACCTTGGTCAACACAGCCCTGGAGTGGGTGCCCAAACTGGACTTGCATCTCTTCCCCTGA